The proteins below are encoded in one region of Garra rufa chromosome 12, GarRuf1.0, whole genome shotgun sequence:
- the cobll1a gene encoding cordon-bleu protein-like 1 isoform X1: MDPQEDLVDRDITLTVLLPGGQETTATVHGSKPVMDVLVTLCAQHHLVPSDHAIKLISTNQNHINFKPNSMIGSLEFERAVLQTKGSDNKKKPHVPVATVRLLINYKKSHKAVVRVNPAVPLAELMPMVCEKCEFDPDATILLRTYQSEEPLDLTKTLNEHGIRELYAKDIKVVTNNPVDPVSTYKGGDEEQKSPVKEKNHREKGNKGFFGLFKKNKKAPEQAAIGSAPTSPERNGQCADRMTGVNGHSTLPEVPADMAKKRRAPRPPLTASQSVACGLHTRDISDLSETDSAGKQGQLSRISSTESSLKRTKRRAPPPPLDGLTTSNSDNKGGGA; the protein is encoded by the exons ATGGATCCCCAAGAAGATCTCGTAGACAGGGACATCACTTTGACTGTACTGCTCCCTGGAGGACAGGAGACCACAGCAACAGTGCATGGCAG TAAACCAGTTATGGATGTTCTGGTTACACTGTGTGCTCAACACCATCTCGTTCCATCTGATCATGCCATTAAGCTTATTTCCACAAATCAAAACCACATCAATTTCAAACCCAACTCCATGATTGGCTCTCTTGAGTTTGAAAGAGCTGTCCTGCAAACTAAAGGAAGCGATAACAAGAAGAAACCTCATGTTCCTGTG GCAACGGTTCGTCTTCTGATTAACTACAAGAAGTCCCATAAGGCAGTAGTACGGGTCAATCCTGCAGTGCCACTGGCTGAGCTGATGCCCATGGTGTGTGAGAAGTGTGAGTTCGACCCTGATGCCACCATCTTACTGAGGACATATCAATCAGAGGAACCTCTGGATCTCACCAAAACACTCAATGAGCATGGAATCAGAGAGCTGTATGCCAAAGACATTAAAG tggTAACAAACAATCCTGTTGATCCTGTATCAACCTATAAAG GTGGTGACGAAGAACAGAAATCCCCAGTTAAAGAAAAGAACCACAGAGAGAAAGGAAACAAAGGTTTCTTTGGTTTATTCAAGAAGAACAAGAAAGCACCCGAGCAG GCTGCGATTGGTAGTGCCCCAACCTCTCCTGAACGGAATGGCCAATGTGCGGACAGGATGACTGGTGTTAATGGCCACTCGACTTTACCCGAGGTCCCTGCCGACATGGCAAAGAAGAGACGCGCTCCACGGCCTCCTTTGACGGCGTCCCAGAGTGTAGCCTGTGGGCTTCACACCAGAGACATTTCCGACCTATCAGAGACTGACTCTGCTGGAAAACAG GGTCAGCTCAGTCGTATCTCTTCCACCGAGTCCTCACTAAAAAGAACTAAACGTAGAGCTCCGCCCCCACCTTTAGATGGCCTCACCACATCCAATTCAGATAACAAAG GAGGAGGCGCCTAA
- the cobll1a gene encoding cordon-bleu protein-like 1 isoform X2 translates to MDPQEDLVDRDITLTVLLPGGQETTATVHGSKPVMDVLVTLCAQHHLVPSDHAIKLISTNQNHINFKPNSMIGSLEFERAVLQTKGSDNKKKPHVPVATVRLLINYKKSHKAVVRVNPAVPLAELMPMVCEKCEFDPDATILLRTYQSEEPLDLTKTLNEHGIRELYAKDIKGGDEEQKSPVKEKNHREKGNKGFFGLFKKNKKAPEQAAIGSAPTSPERNGQCADRMTGVNGHSTLPEVPADMAKKRRAPRPPLTASQSVACGLHTRDISDLSETDSAGKQGQLSRISSTESSLKRTKRRAPPPPLDGLTTSNSDNKGGGA, encoded by the exons ATGGATCCCCAAGAAGATCTCGTAGACAGGGACATCACTTTGACTGTACTGCTCCCTGGAGGACAGGAGACCACAGCAACAGTGCATGGCAG TAAACCAGTTATGGATGTTCTGGTTACACTGTGTGCTCAACACCATCTCGTTCCATCTGATCATGCCATTAAGCTTATTTCCACAAATCAAAACCACATCAATTTCAAACCCAACTCCATGATTGGCTCTCTTGAGTTTGAAAGAGCTGTCCTGCAAACTAAAGGAAGCGATAACAAGAAGAAACCTCATGTTCCTGTG GCAACGGTTCGTCTTCTGATTAACTACAAGAAGTCCCATAAGGCAGTAGTACGGGTCAATCCTGCAGTGCCACTGGCTGAGCTGATGCCCATGGTGTGTGAGAAGTGTGAGTTCGACCCTGATGCCACCATCTTACTGAGGACATATCAATCAGAGGAACCTCTGGATCTCACCAAAACACTCAATGAGCATGGAATCAGAGAGCTGTATGCCAAAGACATTAAAG GTGGTGACGAAGAACAGAAATCCCCAGTTAAAGAAAAGAACCACAGAGAGAAAGGAAACAAAGGTTTCTTTGGTTTATTCAAGAAGAACAAGAAAGCACCCGAGCAG GCTGCGATTGGTAGTGCCCCAACCTCTCCTGAACGGAATGGCCAATGTGCGGACAGGATGACTGGTGTTAATGGCCACTCGACTTTACCCGAGGTCCCTGCCGACATGGCAAAGAAGAGACGCGCTCCACGGCCTCCTTTGACGGCGTCCCAGAGTGTAGCCTGTGGGCTTCACACCAGAGACATTTCCGACCTATCAGAGACTGACTCTGCTGGAAAACAG GGTCAGCTCAGTCGTATCTCTTCCACCGAGTCCTCACTAAAAAGAACTAAACGTAGAGCTCCGCCCCCACCTTTAGATGGCCTCACCACATCCAATTCAGATAACAAAG GAGGAGGCGCCTAA
- the LOC141347367 gene encoding uncharacterized protein encodes MSELAESLQARQQRKLSSANSSISQNQLEEDSSDLFSEHHTPEAEPKALTDCQLLRNPSEREGLTTFTVVPLRRQQSRQYFEVPLTVQTPDVAEVEQELCPGDQDALEMPTTELLEAVPTEPLRNGSEGSDTSEHLSEVLNLQQVEQESQAWTDEESENSEGKDEEDQCIQTKNMELGSLESIQSGVHNPEHSSSTMNNQELKNSWANSLKPANELADRSTVSRNACLVEQEEMEEHALVETGEEKDWVEAYKERRRKFLGGDNGLKKLDVWGKIQREFTNTREEKTMREMDFPSPPPPVCWDENNGKNEELQTCDEDLDQWANSDANPKYASYPHYSKPEAHSTQTNADLNTSSTENHCSSNSEPQKNSILSKSHSSFDPCPPATVSLFALAVFQKAKRSKTGLDPNCSRRREMPMHTHSN; translated from the exons ATGAGCGAACTTGCAGAATCTCTGCAGGCACGGCAACAGAGAAAATTATCTTCAGCAAA TTCTTCTATATCCCAGAATCAGCTAgaagaagattcttcagatttGTTTTCTGAGCATCACACCCCTGAGGCTGAGCCTAAGGCACTTACTGACTGTCAGCTGCTGAGAAACCCCTCTGAGAGAGAAGGTTTGACCACCTTCACTGTGGTTCCCCTGAGACGTCAACAGAGCAGGCAGTATTTTGAGGTGCCACTAACCGTACAGACACCTGATGTTGCTGAAGTCGAACAAGAGCTGTGCCCTGGAGACCAAGATGCCCTTGAGATGCCCACCACAGAGCTTTTGGAAGCAGTTCCAACTGAACCTTTAAGAAATGGGAGCGAGGGTTCAGATACAAGTGAGCACTTATCAGAGGTTCTAAATCTACAGCAGGTGGAGCAAGAGAGTCAAGCTTGGACAGATGAAGAGAGTGAGAATTCAGAAGGTAAAGATGAAGAGGACCAATGTATTCAAACAAAAAACATGGAGCTAGGGAGTTTGGAATCAATCCAAAGTGGCGTCCATAATCCAGAACATTCAAGCAGTACGATGAATAATCAGGAACTAAAAAACAGTTGGGCGAATTCTTTAAAACCAGCTAATGAACTTGCTGACAGGTCAACGGTCAGTCGAAATGCATGTCTTGTGGAGCAAGAGGAGATGGAAGAACATGCTTTGGTGGAAACTGGAGAGGAAAAGGATTGGGTAGAAGCATATAAAGAGAGGAGAAGGAAGTTTCTGGGTGGTGATAATGGTTTGAAAAAGTTGGATGTTTGGGGAAAGATTCAAAGAGAATTTACAAACACGCGAGAAGAGAAAACCATGCGAGAAATGGACTTCCCATCACCTCCACCACCCGTCTGCTGGGATGAGAATAATGGTAAAAATGAGGAACTACAAACCTGTGATGAAGACCTTGACCAATGGGCAAACTCTGACGCAAACCCCAAATATGCATCTTATCCGCACTACTCCAAACCAGAAGCGCACTCTACCCAAACTAACGCTGATCTGAACACCTCTAGTACTGAAAATCATTGCAGCTCTAATTCAGAACCTCAAAAAAACTCTATTTTATCTAAATCACATTCAAGCTTTGACCCATGCCCTCCTGCAACAGTGTCTCTTTTCGCCTTGGCTGTCTTCCAAAAGGCTAAGCGCTCCAAAACAGGGCTGGATCCCAACTGCTCCAGGAGACGGGAGATGCCCATGCACACACACA GTAATTGA